CAAGTCCGTGCTCTAAAACACCTTCCCGGGAAAATCTGATGTTTCCAAAATATGCAACCATTGACCCCATTTTAGTCCATACACTGCCATCAAGGTTTATCTCAAGGAATCTCTCCCTTTCAAGCCGGACCCTTTCATCTCCATCTCCTGTTTTTCCGGTAATATTTACAAATTCTTCTATTGAATATTTTTCCACAGTATAACCTCTATAGAAGTATATTTTAGTCCCTGTTTAAATCTCTTTTTAAGGAAATAGTAATAACAGTACCAATGGTGATAACATCATACCACAAAATCAGTTTTACTGGTTCCATAAGGAACCAGCAATACCAATTCTTTCGGAAAAAAAGATCCCAGAGTCAATTTTGTTAACCATGAGGAAGAAACATAGTTAACTGCCAGCTCAGATAGCATATACATAAACTACCTGAACTGATATAATGGTGATTTTTTGAATAACGTATGTTATCTAATAACATAATATATCTATCTTAATTCGATATATGCAGATTATGCCAACAATATCCCAATAAGTTCATAACCCATTTACGGATTGTGAAAATAACAGTCTCAACTATAATCAATATAATAATAAATTTATACAAAAAGAACAGGTACTTTCCTGAAATGAAATTGCTGTTGAAATAATATAACTGGAGTTATAAAATGAACATAATCCCGTTACTTGTTTTTTTCAGCTTTATATTTTACATATATTTCAGCATACACACTCTAAAACTTGATCCAAACAGCAGGCTCAATCAGATATTTTCGGTCATGTGTATAATCATGGGAATCTGGGCTTTTGGTTACACATTCATGATCCCTGCAGCAACTGCTGAAACTGCTATGTTCTGGAGAAAGATATCAGCTATTGGATGGTGTATCATATACAGTTTGATACTGCATTTTTCACTGGTATTGACTGGAAGAGAAGATATATTGAAGAGATGGTGGACTTACCCGGTAATATATTCTCCAGGAATTTTTTTTGCTTACTACTATATATCAGACAGAGGAATGTCCATCCAGAATTTTGTAGAGACTGATCTTGGCTGGACATACCTGTACTCAATCAATATGGGAATTCTTGACTGGGCATTCCATCTGTACTATACCATATATGTACTTGCAGCAATCATTCTTATCTGGCAGTGGAGTGGAGTAGCTAAGTTCATGCGTGAGAAAAAGCAGGCATACATTATTGTTTCAACTTTTGCAGTCGTATTTTTATTCGGAGTTATCACTGACAACATACTGCCCATATTAGGCAAAGCTGTCGTTCCTCCGATTGCAATAGTGTTTACCCTTATTCCTGCATATGCGCTCCATTACTCGATCAGAAGATACAGATTCCTTGCAATGTCCCCGAAGAATACAATCAATGACATAATTGAAAATATGTCAGACGGTCTTCTGTTACTGGATGAAAATGGAAGAATAACAATGGCAAACCCGAGAGCATTGAATCTGTTAGGGTACAGTAAAGTGGAGATTATAAGCAGGCCTATTGAATCCATTCTTGCAGACGCGAATGCATCATCTATCTATTCAATTAAGGATGATAAAAATAAAAACATTATCCAGAATCTGGAAAAGGAGATTTTGACAAAGGACAATACAAAGTTATCTGTCCTGATCTCAGCCTCATTGATAAAGGACGATTGGGGAGAACTGCTGGGAATGACATTCATCTTCCATGATATAACAGAACGCAAAAAAATGGAAGAAATGCACCTGAAAGAAGTTCATCACAGGATCAAAAACAATCTTCAGGTCATAGCCAGCCTTCTGAATCTTCAGTCAAGAAACTTTGAAGATGAAACTATAAAAAGTGCTTTCAGAGACAGTCAGAACAGAGTTCGCTCAATGTCCCTTGCACATGAAAAACTATACAGGTCTCCTGATCTTGCAAGTATTGAAGTCTCAGATTACATAAAAAATCTTACAGACAACATTTTCCAGACATATTCTACAGGAAATAACAGGATAAAGCTGGATATCCAGGCAGATAAAGAATATCTCCAGATCGACAAAATAGTACCTGTTGGACTTATTTTAAACGAACTGATCACAAATTCTTTCAAGTATGCGTTCCCGGAAAATGAAGAGGGGATAATATCTATCAAATTTGTCATTAAAGGGAGCGAATATATTCTTGAGGTCAAAGACGATGGAATCGGGATGCCTGATAATTTTGATATTGATTCATCTTCATCCCTGGGTTTAAAAGTAGTGAATATGCTGGTACAGCAACTTGAAGGTACAATAGAATATAATATTTCCAGTGGAACCGGGTATATTATAAGCTTCCCCAATAACTGAGTGAAGAATCAGCAATTAACTCTGCAGTCAGACCGGTTGGCGTGAATGAAAGCATTTGTCCATAACTTTTCAGCAATATATAGAGTATTTACTTACTTTTTGAGGGGATAGTCTCTATTTACCACGAAGCTTACACCAACCGGCACAAAATAATTGAACTCAGGATAATATATATTTTTTGAAAATATAATACATATTAAATAAATTTTATCTTCTGTGATTATTTCACATAATAATTATTTAGGTTTCTGCAACAAAATTCGGTTGCCCAAAAATATATATGCCTTTTAAACAATGTTGTACAGCTTCAGTGGAGAAAGGACCCATAAACCATAACCAGATCACTTTGAAAATCGGCAGGTGCAATAAATTGAAAACCCTAACAGAAGAACTGCTAAAAACACACCTTCACGGAAATATGCAGGTATTTCGACATCACATCTATGAATACCAGAAAGGTCTCAGGCACCTGATTCTGCACACAACCAGTCAATGTTTTGAAGATGAGATTATCAGCCTGCTTGAAAAGAAGAGAATAGACTACCTGATACAGCCAGCTTCCGGAAAGAAAATAAATGTATTTTTCGGAGACCGAAGATGCATTGAAGTACTTAACCGGATTGGAAGAAAGAATCTTTCACGATTCACAGATGAGGAGGATTTCATACTTGGAATAATGCTTGGATATGACCGTCTGAAACAGTGTGAACGATACCTTGAACGGAAAAATAAGAACGGAATAATTGAACCTCTCGTGGGATAATTGAATTCAGTTAGATTGGAATGATCATATTGTAAGGCCAGTTCAATTTAGTGCAAATCTGGGATCAGAAATTAAGATCATGAGAACAGTCTTGATCTTTCTCAGTACTCCCTCTCCCCAAATATTGCAGAGCCTACCCGTACCATGGTGGCACCTTCTTCGATGGCAACCATGTAATCATTGGACATGCCCATTGATAGCTCCTGGATGTCTATGTTATCCCTGTTTTCCTGTTTCAGCTCATCGAAAAGGGATTTCATCTTCCTGAAATATGGACGTGCCTGTTCAGGAGATACATAAGGGGGTATACACATGAGCCCTTTTACACAAACATTTTTGAGAGAAGCAATTTCAGGTATAACCTGTTTTATCTCATCCAGTCCCAGCCCATGCTTTTGCGGTTCATTGCCTATATTGACCTGGAGAAAAACCATCTGTATTTTATCAATAGCCCTGGCTCTTTTATTTATCTTCTTTAACACTTTCATGGAATCTGCAGACTGAATTACATCAAATAGCTGGACCGCTCTTTTGACCTTATTGGTCTGTAAATGTCCTATAAAATGTACCTCACATGGCAGGATCTTATCGCGTTTTTCCTCAAATTCCTGAACACGGTTCTCTCCTATGATGGTAACACCTGCCCTGATGGCTTCGTTTATCCTTGCAGGCTCAACAGTCTTGGTGACACAGATAAGAGTTGCATCTCCAACCTCTTCAAAGATCCGTTTTACATTTTCATCCACTGACATTATTTATCCCAGGATCATGTTCTGATTATTGTAAATACATATTCTCAACTGCTTCAGCTCTCAGCAAATTTAATGCTTAAAGGCAATAAGGTTATTGGCCGGGTTGTCAGCGGGTATGAGAATGAATCTGAATTTGTTAGCAATGATCGCATAGAAGTAGTTAAACAATTATTCTGTAATGGGAATCATAGATATGATAAGACAGGATGGATATCTGTTAAAAGAGCTTAAAATTGAAAATAAATAATAAAAGGCTTTGAAATTAAAAAATAGGTAAAAAATAGGAAGTTTCAGGTCGTATACTTAAAAACAATATCAAGCCTATACCCCTATTAATTGCATTATATAGAGATAATACTTAAGATCATGGTCCAGCCATCTATAGATATGCTTGGGGATCAGTTCATCCCCATGTGTATGGAGAGCTAACTGATTCATATATATATTCGATTAAAATAAATGACAACAAGTTTCTTCTGGAGATATAAATATTTGTAGATATCATTAAGAATTTCATGCTGATTCTTCATTTATGCATCTTCAATCTCCATTTCTGGTAAAAAAGATATTAATTTAATCCCATCCATTTCTTTTGGTATACGTCTATTATTACCAAATGTAACAAAATCAAAGCCTTGTTCATTAGGTGCATTCCAAGCAACAACCACATTTCCTTCTTCAATACTCTCTCTAATTTCTTCTAAAATCATTGTTCGTACTTTCACAGAATAGTTCCCAATGTACACTCCAGCTCTTATTTCTAGTAGCCTGACTGCCAGCCTACCTCTTAATCTATCAGGTATATTTTCAGTTACGATGACCAGCATCGCCTATCCCCTCTTTATTTGGAATCGCGGGAGGAACTGAGTCAGATGGTGTCTTTGGGATGTCAATATCTCCGGCTGCAAGCACTTCTTCAATCGTTGGTATTATTTTTTTGAGTAGTCTAGTTTCTCTGAAAGAGTTTCTACATTCCAATCTAACGGCTCTTTCATAATTAGAATGGTTTTCTGAAGCTATTCTAAATGCAATTGGTACAACAGTTTCGAATTTGAAAAGGTCTGCTATATCATAAACAAATGAACGTGGTTTGCCTGTATGAATAAAACCAACAGCTGGAGAATATCCTGCTGCAAGGATTGCAGCTTCTGTGACACCATAGATACATGAGGTTGCTGAGCTTAAACATTTATTTTGAATGTCACTGTTATCCCAGTTGTTGGGGTCATATTTACGACCTTTCCATTCAACACCATATTGTTTTGCAATAATTTGATAAAGTTTTTTTACACGAGCAGCTTCCATGCCTCTCATCTGTTCTATACTATATTCATCTGGAAGAACTTCGTTGAATCTTATGGAATACATTTTTCGAACTACTTTTTTTCTAAGCTCTTCATCCAATGCAAGTTTTGCTTGATACAATAAACGGTCTGCTCTAGCACCACCCGGCTGTCCTGCTGAATAAAGACGCACACCAGCTTCTCCAACCCATATAAGTAAACACCCAACATCTGAAGCAAGAGCAGCAGCTTTATGTGATACTCGCGTCCCAGGTTCCAGCATCAAACAAGCTATGCCACCTACAGGTATTTGTACACGTACTCCATTTTTATCTATTAGTACAAAAGATCCGTTAATTACATCAAGCTCTCCTTTTTCAAGAAAAAGTAAAGAAAATCTTTCTTTTATCGATATAGGTTTTGGTTTGCGTAGCATTCTACCGACCTCATCGAATTGGTTTAACTAACATGAGGCCACATCCAAAGCTTTTTGCTGGACCAATACCATTAAACAATGCATTTGTGAAAGATTCCATGTCTGTAACTTGAATCATACCATCAAAATCAAGTGTACTAATTTTAATTTGGCCACTACCTTTAGGTTTTTTGAAATTGTGGGTCTGGTATCCATCAGCTCTTACGTTTCTCCAATCAAAAGTAAAGCCATTTTTGAGACCTTTTTTATTTAGCCACTCCAAACCTTTTTCATGTGCAATTTCTGAAATCGGTGGAAGTTTACTACTATTTAGTTTCTCACTTTGAAGCCTATATTTTTCATCCATCACCACATCATGTCTTTTTTGTTTTCCATTTTCATCCCTCTTAGTAACAACCGGATTGGCCCTGAGTGAAAAAAGAAAATGTTGACCAGGATTTATTTTTGGATCATATGTTTTTACATCAATATTGAAATAAGACAAATTATTAGCAGGAATACTCTTTGAAACTACGTAAAAAGTAGGAACATTCCTATTAAATTCATAGCGGTATAAAAAATCTCTCTTATCGTCTGGCTTTTTTGAAAAGAGCGACCAAACAAGTTGATGTATACTATACGTGTTTTGCAGTTTATTCCAGACATCTTTATCAAAAACTTTGTCCGGGAGAATTTCTGCCTTTGTCATATACATGTTTAATTCTCCATATTAACCATTGCATAATATTCATTCCTTCTAGAGAATTGCCATCTTTTACGACTGAGTATCTCATCATATTTGGAGATTACTTGATCCGAATCTATATTTTCATCAGGATCCTCCCAATAAAATCTACAATTTTGAGATGAGTTTAGCTCTGGTATAAAAATTCTATCTCTGAAATCGGTGATCAATAGCGCTTCTTTCATATTACTTGCTGAAACTACCTTTGGATCTAAAGGCAGAGATAGTGGACAGGACTTTCTACCGAGATATAGGTTGAAACTCGGGTTATTTAGTTTATCGATTAACATTGAAAATGGGTAGGGTGGCTCCTCACTCTTTGAGGATAAAATAATAGTATACAGACAGTCACTATAATAGTCCCGTGTAGAGATAATGGTGTTCAAATTATTATCATCCGTTTCTAATTCTTCTTTTCTTGAAGAATGAGTCTTTTTACTTTTCCCAGGTACTTGAGATGTGTGATAGTCTCGCAACATATTTCCATGAGAATTTACTAAAACACCATAATTGTAAGATGAATTTAATTTTAAATGAGCTTCATCATCATCTCTATCAATGCCCAAAGCAGCTGCTAGCAACCCAAAAATTGCAGATTTTGAAGGATGGTCAAACGTTGGTCTGTGTGTACCTATCGCAATATCTCCCCAAGATGCTATTGGTGCATATATCCGGAAAATTAAATAATCTTTCATTTGACCCAGCTCCACTTTAAATTAGTTACTGATAAAATCCATTAGTTCTGACATATTGCCTTCACCAGTGTAAACATTCATCGTCTTAACTTCGTCTGCACATGGGCCATACACTTGATCCATCTTCGCTTTTGTAGTTTCCAATTTATCAATAGCATCCTTCAGCATGTCATCACCAGTAATAGATTTTAAGTATGACACTGCCAAACTCCGTGGCTGTTGATTTCCTTTTTCTACCATCACATAAGATGCATAGGATCTTGAAGCAAAGCTATTTTGTTTACCAGTGGGTGAAACTTTAGAAGCAGCTTCTATCAACGCCTTTAGAGAGTTGGATACTAAATTCTTATCACCGCCTAAGTTTGATTCCAATAAATCCTTATCAACACATATATATGTATAAAATAAACCAGAACCAAACTCATTCTCTCCAAGGTGCCCCGATCCCATGTTTTCTTCACCTTTGTTCAGGTCGTCAACAGCAGTGAAATAGTCATCTTCAACGGCAACTTTGTTGGCAGTGATGGCATGAGATACTTGAACCGCAGCTTCTGTATTATACATTGTATCCGATGCAAGCATACGTCCAAACATCGCAATATCAACTGCCGTATGCTTTTGTTTCAATAAATCCAGTTTTTTAATATCTTCTTTAGAAGGTTTTTTTTGTTCTTGGGCTATTTGTGACATTAATTCATCTATTGATGTTATTTCTTCTGGGCTGAAATGAGCAAGTTGCTCGATCTCCAGTTCAGCAAGTGGATTATTTTTATTTTCTTTTTTGATTTTTCCAAAAACATCAGCAATTGCTTTTGCCCATTCTTTTGCTACACTTTCCTCTACAGGATTGTTAACCTTATCGGAGTTAAAACCGTTATTTAAAAAATCTTTTAGTGTGAAGCCATTTGTTAATGCTTTGAAAACACTCACACCCATACTTTTGGTTCTAATTCCGATATTTCCATCAAGTTTTTCTTTGAATATATCAGATGTTCTCCATGCTCTTTTTAGACTCTGCGAAGATATCCTCAATCTTTGAGTACCACCCATTATAGCAGTTTTTGGTCTCCCAAGATCATCTCTATTAAGATTGGAAGGAGGATACGATACTAAAGTGTGTATTTGTACAAATTTTGACATTTCTAGATCACCTTTTTTTTAATTTGATAATTTGTCATAGTATTCAAAAGCCCAGTTCTTTTTAGTAATATCATTCCACCAATAGATACTATTAGCAAGATTACATATGTTGACATTCCCATTCATGAGTTTTATTAACCTAACAAGATAAATGAAGAGTTCTTCTCTTTCATCGATTGTCAAGACCCTTCTAAACCTCAGTTCACTTACTTTTGGTTTTGAGCCATCTTTGGTTTTTGCCATTTGACCTGCAAATGTGTTATTAGTATCATTTTCTTTGACATGAGCTAAGACACCTGCAAGAAGTGCTACTGCTCTTTTGTTCTTAAAACCTAAATTACTTAGCTGGTGCCATAGATAGTGATAAGATGGAGTGAATACAACCTCGCTCAGGTCGTGGCATCTACGAAGATTAGCTCTATCCGCTTTTCTGTTTTCCAGGTCCTTCCACCACTGAATTACAATTTTACAAACATCTTCTTGTTCTAATGAACTTTTCATTTTTGTCAATTATTATCACCTCGAGCAAGAACTAATCAACTTATGTTGATAGACCTAAAGCCTTAATGACTTGTTTGTTCTTTTGAGAATTATAATTTCTAAGATTACGGCGAGAAGTAGCTACTTTTTTAGGGTTTACTATACTCTGTTGAGCCGGATTCGTATATTCATCAAACAAATTCAAGGATTGCTTTGATAAGTATTTGAGCCAATCAAGTTTGACTTGGTTAATAAGTGCTTCATCATCACTTTGTTTTGATATAACATCAACAAACGAGTAGAATTCGGCTTCTGTCCTATACCAAAACTGCGAATCTATATGTGATAGTTCACCCGAGCTACTCGACTTTGGTACTATGGCGTTTTTAACACAACTTCTTGTATTATTTTTTATCACTTCAGCACATGTAACCAACCTTTCAACAGTAATTTCATATTTCTTTCTAATGTTTTCATTTACAGTTATAAGTGGCATGGTGCTTTCATACCAACTACGTACTTTCATATTATCAAAATCAAAGCCAAATGCCCACAGTCTAGGTGAATGCTGAAACACTTCACTTAAATTTCTTGGTCTTTTAAAGAACTCATCGACCACTAAAGCGGGGTGATATGAATCACTACTATCGTGCTGGACTAGCCCTACCCAATATCTATACGTAATACCGCCTGGCTGTGGATGTCTTGGGAGCAACTGTGACTTTTCTTCACGATGTGGAGATAAAGTATGTGCCCAATTACCTTCATAATTAACACCATAGTTTTTTGTAATGTATTTTGTGATTAAACTGTCACACGATTCACTACAAATATCACATTCACCATCTTCTCTTTGCTCAAAATCAATCTTGATTCTTCGAGGCATCCCCCAATACATTTGCTTTGGGCTTACATCCATAGGTGTTGTGATTACACCAGTTCTTGGTTCACTTGTCCTTGTAGGCCCCATCCAAGGAAAGATATCTGAGAGATCTGTGTGACTGACATCTCCTAATTGAGTAAAGTTATCTTCAACAACAATATTGAGCCAGACATGGTGCCATAAATTCTCGCCAAGTATGAGAGTAGTTAGTGGTCCACCACCTCTTAATGAAGTACGGTGACCGGCACCACCAGATGGTGCATTTAATTGTAAATTGAAAAGTGCCATAGCACAACATGTTGGACACATCTTGGTTACACTATCACGCTTTAGAAAATGATCTGCATTGTTTTTTAAAGTATTGTCTCCAGGCATTTCCATTAACAGAGAATCTACTCTGGATTTTTTTGAATCGATATTTAATTCATAATCTTGCATGAATAAACCCGACCCATTTTCATCAAAGTTGAATGCAGAAGAAACTGAAGAAAACGATTCTTTCAATTGTTCAGGTGTAGGAGGTCTTAAAAAATGTTTTCTCCACGTTCTATCATCCTTTGGAGAAATGGTTGTTTGAACCAGTCCAATCAAAAATTGCATCATAGAACCATTAAAATCGGGCCGTGGAGTATTTATTGAGACTATAGGATTAGTTTCAATATTAGTTGTAATCTCCCATGGTGCAATTTTTTCTGCAGTACCATCAGCTCTCTTTACACCAATCCATTTATCGTAAATTAAATTGAATGTCATAGTTTTATATTTCCTTCAATATTTACTTGTGTGTAATCCTGTCTTTGCATCGTATATTAGCTTCACTTTCTGACGATTTTGGTTCTCTCCAAAACCTAGCCACATACCGTCTTCCTGCAGTTCCATAGGTATAAACAAACTCCATTTACATTTATCTTTCATAGAATTTTTAGTTTCATCAATTAGTTCATTTATCTCCTCAGGATAACTAGGATATTTAACACGAATTGCGCTTACATTGACTTGGCTCATCTCCCAGGGGTGTCGGGTTGAACTATTAAGTGGTAATATCGCACCGTTTACTAATTTACCTAACCTTAAAGTTATAGAATCACCTAAGCGCGTTGGTACGACCGTATCATCGATCCATTGAGTACCTGTACGATCATATCCCTGAAATATTTTTAAAGATCTCCAGACGGCCATTGATTTTTCAGCCATAGTTTCGCCATAAGCATTCCTATCCACATTTAACAAAGCACTGGGGATGCTTTCATCTGCATTAGGTCCAAAAACACCTTCTATTAAGTATCTGCTATCTCGAGGAATATGCATTTCTTTCATTTCCAAAAGCAACTTTGCAGTAAGCCAAAGTTTACCATGTGTTTGATATACATAGCAACCTTTTGAAAACATACCAGAATACCAGCTATCAGATGCATCTTCTGTCGGCCTTGGGGATAATATACCCAATACTGGAGTTTTTCTAGAATCTTGCGTAGCAATATTACCATTTAAATCACGTTTGTGTCTATGTAACCGACCTGCCCTTTGAATAATAAGGTCAATTGGAGCCAAATCTGTTACCATATAATCAAAATCAAGGTCTAGTGATTGTTCAACAACCTGCGTAGATATTAAAATCTTACCAGCCCTCTGTTTATTACCACTGTTTTTGCCAAATGTCTCGAGTACTGACTCTTCAATTTTGAGTCTATCTCCCATTGTGAATCTTGCGTGGAATAAAATAACATTCTCGTGACCTATACAGTTGGCAATTGAATTATAAGCATCTATGGCATCATCTACTGTATTTCGAATCCAACAGCAACAAAATCCATTATTTGAAGCATCTATTATACTTTTTCGAACATGAGTTTTATCATGGAAAAATTCACATGAAACAACTCGTTCATTTTGAGATAAGTAATCAACTGGTTGTTCTTCTGATCCAGAACTTGATATATGTGTAACCAAAGGGTACTCGATCTTAGACACTGATTCAAACTCATAGCCTGCTCCAGTAGAAAACGATCGGACCAAATCATTTTTTTGTTTTAGCGGTAATGTAGCTGATAAAAGAATTACACTTCCACCCAGGGAAGCATGGAAAGTGAGCAAATTACATAACAATTCATGCATATAAGGATCATATGCGTGGACTTCATCAACTATCAACACATTTCTAGATAAACCTAATAGTCTTAGAGATTGGTGCTTTGATGGGAGCACACTCATAATAGCTTGATCAATTGTACCAACCCCAACGTCAGCTAACAACGATTTTTTTCTATTATCTGCTATCCAAGCAGAACATTGAGCTGAAATGGTTGATTCTTTGGTATTGTTCTCACCATAAAAATCATTTTCAGTTTTATTTGGTCCTATAGTATTTCTAAAAATTTTTGAGAGATGACTTTGTCCGTGTGCTAGAACCAGTGATGGATTGGATATAGGCTCATATATCTTCGAATAAGACTCGTATAATCTTTCATACATTGCATTAGAAGTAGCCATTGTGGGTAACCCAAAAAACAAACCATGTAGCCCTTCTCTAATCATTAACCTGTGAGATAAAGAAATTGCTGCCTCTGTTTTTCCACTACCTGTAGTATCTTCTATAATGAAAAGCTGTGGACCATTTCCAAGCTCCATCTCAGAAACAAAATTTTGCATTGGGGTAGGTTTTTTGATATAACCAAACAGGTGATTAATTCCACTCTCATGAGATACCTGTGATGGACATATCCCCGAATCTTTTAAAGCTTTTTTAGAGGCAGGTAACGCTATCTCAGTCCAGTATTTTTCTAAATTCATTATTGATGAATTATAATTAAAATATGACTCTGACGACCCTATCCAGTCACTGACTACTGCAAGGCCAGATAGAAGCCAAGAAGTTTTTTTAAAATATCTTTCCAAATCTTCAAAGATATCTACATCCCCACTATTTGAGGTTAGTGAGCTAAATCCATTTTTGAGTATAAGTTGGGATATTGACTCAATATAAGAAACTGCCATTTCCTTGTCATCACTGGAGAACAATTCATCATAGTTGATTTGGACTCCATTGTTTATATAAATAGGAGGATAGCCATGATGCCCAGTAGTAGCACGCAGCCACGGTAATATCAGTTCATTCCAGTCAAACTCATCATAGATTGTTTTATCAAGTGATAATATATTCATTTTCCACAAATCATTCCATAAGCTGTTCCATAGATGGTATCCTAAACTGTCATGTCTTATTTCATAACTTTTCTCAGAGCTATAACCTCTCAATTTTTTCATAAGATGAGGTTGTAGTGACTGGAAATTCTTAGAAAATTTACCGATATCATGAATTGCAATATAAAATGTTATAAGGCAAATCAAATCGTCGTCTTCTATTGGTAAATAATTTTTAAATTTTTCTAAGAAGATCTTGTCATTGTGTAATAATGAATTAGCAGTTGCTGCTACATCAAGACAA
Above is a genomic segment from Methanosalsum zhilinae DSM 4017 containing:
- the casA gene encoding type I-E CRISPR-associated protein Cse1/CasA — encoded protein: MTFNLIYDKWIGVKRADGTAEKIAPWEITTNIETNPIVSINTPRPDFNGSMMQFLIGLVQTTISPKDDRTWRKHFLRPPTPEQLKESFSSVSSAFNFDENGSGLFMQDYELNIDSKKSRVDSLLMEMPGDNTLKNNADHFLKRDSVTKMCPTCCAMALFNLQLNAPSGGAGHRTSLRGGGPLTTLILGENLWHHVWLNIVVEDNFTQLGDVSHTDLSDIFPWMGPTRTSEPRTGVITTPMDVSPKQMYWGMPRRIKIDFEQREDGECDICSESCDSLITKYITKNYGVNYEGNWAHTLSPHREEKSQLLPRHPQPGGITYRYWVGLVQHDSSDSYHPALVVDEFFKRPRNLSEVFQHSPRLWAFGFDFDNMKVRSWYESTMPLITVNENIRKKYEITVERLVTCAEVIKNNTRSCVKNAIVPKSSSSGELSHIDSQFWYRTEAEFYSFVDVISKQSDDEALINQVKLDWLKYLSKQSLNLFDEYTNPAQQSIVNPKKVATSRRNLRNYNSQKNKQVIKALGLST
- a CDS encoding CRISPR-associated helicase/endonuclease Cas3, translated to MNFYNNWGKFRTGSDEEFNYHLLAYHCLDVAATANSLLHNDKIFLEKFKNYLPIEDDDLICLITFYIAIHDIGKFSKNFQSLQPHLMKKLRGYSSEKSYEIRHDSLGYHLWNSLWNDLWKMNILSLDKTIYDEFDWNELILPWLRATTGHHGYPPIYINNGVQINYDELFSSDDKEMAVSYIESISQLILKNGFSSLTSNSGDVDIFEDLERYFKKTSWLLSGLAVVSDWIGSSESYFNYNSSIMNLEKYWTEIALPASKKALKDSGICPSQVSHESGINHLFGYIKKPTPMQNFVSEMELGNGPQLFIIEDTTGSGKTEAAISLSHRLMIREGLHGLFFGLPTMATSNAMYERLYESYSKIYEPISNPSLVLAHGQSHLSKIFRNTIGPNKTENDFYGENNTKESTISAQCSAWIADNRKKSLLADVGVGTIDQAIMSVLPSKHQSLRLLGLSRNVLIVDEVHAYDPYMHELLCNLLTFHASLGGSVILLSATLPLKQKNDLVRSFSTGAGYEFESVSKIEYPLVTHISSSGSEEQPVDYLSQNERVVSCEFFHDKTHVRKSIIDASNNGFCCCWIRNTVDDAIDAYNSIANCIGHENVILFHARFTMGDRLKIEESVLETFGKNSGNKQRAGKILISTQVVEQSLDLDFDYMVTDLAPIDLIIQRAGRLHRHKRDLNGNIATQDSRKTPVLGILSPRPTEDASDSWYSGMFSKGCYVYQTHGKLWLTAKLLLEMKEMHIPRDSRYLIEGVFGPNADESIPSALLNVDRNAYGETMAEKSMAVWRSLKIFQGYDRTGTQWIDDTVVPTRLGDSITLRLGKLVNGAILPLNSSTRHPWEMSQVNVSAIRVKYPSYPEEINELIDETKNSMKDKCKWSLFIPMELQEDGMWLGFGENQNRQKVKLIYDAKTGLHTSKY